From a single Capsicum annuum cultivar UCD-10X-F1 chromosome 12, UCD10Xv1.1, whole genome shotgun sequence genomic region:
- the LOC107852815 gene encoding uncharacterized protein LOC107852815 isoform X2 codes for MFSGATAFVHFLIFAPLSFVRQKRSAFSYCQNTSQKGESKQNTLMASSISPSSSASRTVCLTCGDEGDTKLLIYCLKCRDSAVHHYCLEKFSVDDDRIEWICWDCAPEVTKVEQFRKSERISVRKIRAFDVRVERRIKLNNCKLKAKRLDKAKHDANGAVQSASTHNPLQILHKEKPSQIETKKQKDIGEECADVCYSEQQIKSVKAWNAPLISKHPESYCSTLNEEGGMVERSQLRGDSSPQDPKSAQLLIEIGKQQKMRKPRRRFVVLDDDSDFEGEGGAIGGNFSSFSDEHYFPLNNLYSDTQVESVNCLPAEPVIDPIWRGCFIFNRESEGSNNILAHLSNKACEKALIAANRLPVQLDVELMAKSDIWPKSFLRLPPTDSSIALYLFPELWKVMKILMMLFWKI; via the exons ATGTTTAGTGGAGCCACTGCATTTGTGCATTTTCTCATTTTCGCTCCACTTTCGTTTGTTAGACAAAAACGTTCTGCTTTCTCCTATTGCCAAAATACTTCGCAAAAGGGAGAAAGCAAGCAAAATACGCTAATGGCTTCTTCTATATCCCCTTCTTCCTCTGCTTCG aGAACTGTTTGTCTGACATGTGGGGATGAAGGAGATACCAAGCTTCTTATATACTGCTTGAAATGTCGTGATTCCGCTGTACACCA CTATTGCCTAGAGAAATTCTCCGTTGATGATGACCGTATTGAATGGATATGTTGGGATTGCGCTCCTGAAGTTACTAAGGTTGAGCAGTTTAGAAAGAGTGAACGGATAAGTGTGAGAAAAATCCGTGCTTTTGATGTTCGAGTGGAACGGAGAATAAAGcttaacaattgtaaactaaaagctaaaaggTTAGATAAGGCTAAACATGACGCAAATGGAGCAGTCCAATCAGCTTCAACCCATAATCCTTTACAAATTTTGCATAAGGAAAAGCCTTCAcaaattgaaactaagaaacaaaaaGACATTGGAGAAGAGTGTGCAGATGTATGCTATTCTGAACAGCAAATTAAATCAGTAAAAGCATGGAACGCTCCACTAATAAGCAAACACCCGGAATCTTATTGTTCAACATTGAACGAGGAAGGTGGAATGGTAGAAAGATCTCAATTAAGAGGTGACTCTTCTCCGCAAGATCCAAAGAGTGCTCAGTTACTTATTGAAATTGGAAAACAACAAAAGATGAGAAAGCCAAGGAGGAGGTTTGTAGTTCTTGATGATGACAGTGATTTTGAGGGAGAGGGTGGGGCAATTGGTGGAAATTTTTCTTCATTCTCCGATGAGCATTATTTTCCACTCAACAATTTGTATAGTGATACTCAAGTAGAATCTGTGAATTGTTTGCCTGCAGAGCCAGTTATTGATCCCATTTGGCG GGGATGTTTTATCTTCAATAGAGAAAGTGAAGGCAGTAATAATATTTTAGCTCATTTGTCAAACAAAGCCTGTGAAAAGGCGTTAATAGCAGCAAATAGGCTTCCGGTGCAACTTGATGTAGAACTTATGGCCAAGAGTGATATATGGCCGAAGAGTTTTCTGAGGTTGCCACCAACGGACAGCAGTATTGCTTTGTATCTCTTTCCCGAGCTCTGGAAAG TGATGAAAATTCTTATGATGCTCTTTTGGAAGATTTAA
- the LOC107852815 gene encoding uncharacterized protein LOC107852815 isoform X1, with protein sequence MFSGATAFVHFLIFAPLSFVRQKRSAFSYCQNTSQKGESKQNTLMASSISPSSSASGLSETVSLTSNLRFCVHSALAQVGLHWRTVCLTCGDEGDTKLLIYCLKCRDSAVHHYCLEKFSVDDDRIEWICWDCAPEVTKVEQFRKSERISVRKIRAFDVRVERRIKLNNCKLKAKRLDKAKHDANGAVQSASTHNPLQILHKEKPSQIETKKQKDIGEECADVCYSEQQIKSVKAWNAPLISKHPESYCSTLNEEGGMVERSQLRGDSSPQDPKSAQLLIEIGKQQKMRKPRRRFVVLDDDSDFEGEGGAIGGNFSSFSDEHYFPLNNLYSDTQVESVNCLPAEPVIDPIWRGCFIFNRESEGSNNILAHLSNKACEKALIAANRLPVQLDVELMAKSDIWPKSFLRLPPTDSSIALYLFPELWKVMKILMMLFWKI encoded by the exons ATGTTTAGTGGAGCCACTGCATTTGTGCATTTTCTCATTTTCGCTCCACTTTCGTTTGTTAGACAAAAACGTTCTGCTTTCTCCTATTGCCAAAATACTTCGCAAAAGGGAGAAAGCAAGCAAAATACGCTAATGGCTTCTTCTATATCCCCTTCTTCCTCTGCTTCG ggtttatcggaaacagtctctctgaCCTCCAACTTAAGGTTTTGCGTGCACTCTGCCCTTGCCCaagtgggattacactgg aGAACTGTTTGTCTGACATGTGGGGATGAAGGAGATACCAAGCTTCTTATATACTGCTTGAAATGTCGTGATTCCGCTGTACACCA CTATTGCCTAGAGAAATTCTCCGTTGATGATGACCGTATTGAATGGATATGTTGGGATTGCGCTCCTGAAGTTACTAAGGTTGAGCAGTTTAGAAAGAGTGAACGGATAAGTGTGAGAAAAATCCGTGCTTTTGATGTTCGAGTGGAACGGAGAATAAAGcttaacaattgtaaactaaaagctaaaaggTTAGATAAGGCTAAACATGACGCAAATGGAGCAGTCCAATCAGCTTCAACCCATAATCCTTTACAAATTTTGCATAAGGAAAAGCCTTCAcaaattgaaactaagaaacaaaaaGACATTGGAGAAGAGTGTGCAGATGTATGCTATTCTGAACAGCAAATTAAATCAGTAAAAGCATGGAACGCTCCACTAATAAGCAAACACCCGGAATCTTATTGTTCAACATTGAACGAGGAAGGTGGAATGGTAGAAAGATCTCAATTAAGAGGTGACTCTTCTCCGCAAGATCCAAAGAGTGCTCAGTTACTTATTGAAATTGGAAAACAACAAAAGATGAGAAAGCCAAGGAGGAGGTTTGTAGTTCTTGATGATGACAGTGATTTTGAGGGAGAGGGTGGGGCAATTGGTGGAAATTTTTCTTCATTCTCCGATGAGCATTATTTTCCACTCAACAATTTGTATAGTGATACTCAAGTAGAATCTGTGAATTGTTTGCCTGCAGAGCCAGTTATTGATCCCATTTGGCG GGGATGTTTTATCTTCAATAGAGAAAGTGAAGGCAGTAATAATATTTTAGCTCATTTGTCAAACAAAGCCTGTGAAAAGGCGTTAATAGCAGCAAATAGGCTTCCGGTGCAACTTGATGTAGAACTTATGGCCAAGAGTGATATATGGCCGAAGAGTTTTCTGAGGTTGCCACCAACGGACAGCAGTATTGCTTTGTATCTCTTTCCCGAGCTCTGGAAAG TGATGAAAATTCTTATGATGCTCTTTTGGAAGATTTAA